One genomic window of Acomys russatus chromosome 29, mAcoRus1.1, whole genome shotgun sequence includes the following:
- the Ttc34 gene encoding tetratricopeptide repeat protein 34, whose translation MNVTPQTGTVTPLPQVLMKSEHGPAVTEGMTSAQGLVACLCQEGDRHLALGELPLATAFYLAAFSCHAPSATRHVRAVLDEAPGAPVVATLEAWCRGDSQIPAIHWDGMAVVSLTGPLASAFLGAVCPDHPATILYLLAGMLAHGRHTEVVQRCNALLDAHAKQALELQLMRALALVLSVDQASEGVAAYLQSFASSADRTVAFIHSHQQPYLPMLLGTLHNYLSGHLKTTGSASQQETSCQGLLEALDPRGSWMDAMSPEGLLHRGRFEDCLAACSRDLQPDSMGYRPQGEHLAALLVTRAAAAFFLNGPAGDTLLDLEEAFRESPSGARRQFQALLSAEDRERVQAQAQEAADSGFARFLEAVRSRRELREDADRELLVPVTHALRVLFRVAPARTQAALGTRLAECLLLAGDVEGARAQCERLLRPRRPGERAGGRAGDHAPLLALRGLCALHAGDARRAREDFQAVLERGSPHAGGCVRALCGRGLLRVLAGSAFLGALDYVTACRLRPEEALLAAKAYVPWNQRGLLLTVLREEGRRMLLRSPGCVRKAAQGARPAPQAQEGDAHGVYQLAMMLMELDAEDETSCLLAADALYRLGRLDDAHKSLLVALSRRPQATPVLVRLALLQLRRGFCYDANQLVKKVAQSGDTACLQHALDIFHREDLQLLRDHCHMRALSILRARPGGPDSEVHTREAIAYLSLAIFAAGSEASESLLVRARCYGLLGQKKTAIFDFNSMLREEPRNVQALCGRALVHLALDQLQEAVDDMVSALKLDPGTVIPEIHSLKPEVQLTLTHGLHTHCRVLLKQWLDAGPPLREEDTQGLLAMAEALIRINAAQPSWHLLLTDILTGLGKYQEAGTHLQEALHLTPSSEAAQARRGLLQLKMGQVSAAARDLQRLAETDTQDLSFLLRLLEPPEQQSLIQAAAKEASNLLDLGHPGQALGYCSLAILASGNSPHHLRLRTACLTQLRDYDRALRDLDRVLQEGDSDLPGRTEDFCSRGRLLLSLGDNSGAAGAFTQALALAPAQAQRSLSEQPGRATTADVFLIHGQQCLEDQHYEEAWTAIQTGLTVDPGHGGLRKLKMRARKEASSGCRLH comes from the exons ATGAACGTGACACCTCAGACAGGAACTGTGACTCCCCTCCCACAGGTGCTCATGAAGAGCGAACATGGGCCAGCAGTGACTGAGGGCATGACGTCAGCTCAGGGGCTCgtggcctgcctctgccaggaggGAGACAGGCACCTGGCCCTGGGGGAGCTGCCCTTAGCCACAGCCTTCTACCTGGCTGCCTTCAGCTGCCACGCCCCCTCAGCCACGAGGCACGTGCGGGCTGTCTTGGATGAGGCTCCAGGAGCGCCTGTGGTGGCCACCCTGGAGGCCTGGTGCCGTGGGGACAGCCAGATCCCTGCTATCCACTGGGATGGCATGGCGGTGGTCTCCCTGACTGggccactggcctctgccttccttggcGCCGTCTGCCCAGATCACCCTGCCACTATCCTGTACCTTTTGGCTGGCATGCTGGCCCACGGGCGCCACACGGAGGTGGTGCAGCGCTGCAACGCCCTGTTGGATGCGCATGCCAAACAGGCCCTGGAGCTGCAGCTGATGCGTGCCCTGGCCTTGGTCCTGTCCGTGGACCAGGCCAGCGAAGGCGTAGCTGCCTATCTTCAGAGTTTTGCCTCCAGTGCAGACCGGACAGTGGCCTTCATCCATAGCCACCAGCAGCCCTACCTCCCCATGCTGCTTGGCACCCTCCACAACTACCTCTCAGGACACCTGAAGACCACAGGTAGCGCCAGCCAGCAAGAGACCAGCTGCCAGGGACTCCTGGAGGCCCTGGACCCCAGGGGCAGCTGGATGGATGCCATGTCGCCTGAAGGCCTGCTTCACAGAGGCAGGTTTGAGGATTGCCTGGCAGCATGCAGCCGGGACCTTCAGCCTGACTCAATGGGGTATAGACCGCAAG GCGAGCACCTGGCAGCCCTGCTGGTCACCCGCGCAGCCGCCGCCTTCTTCCTCAATGGCCCAGCGGGAGACACGCTACTGGACCTAGAGGAGGCCTTCCGTGAGAGTCCCTCCGGCGCGCGGAGGCAGTTCCAGGCCCTGCTATCCGCTGAGGACCGCGAACGCGTGCAGGCTCAGGCGCAGGAGGCTGCGGACTCGGGCTTCGCCCGCTTCCTGGAGGCTGTGCGAAGCCGCCGCGAGCTGCGCGAGGACGCGGACCGCGAGCTCTTGGTTCCCGTGACCCACGCGCTCCGCGTCCTGTTCCGCGTGGCCCCCGCACGGACGCAAGCCGCTCTAGGGACCCGCCTGGCAGAGTGCCTGCTGCTGGCCGGGGACGTGGAGGGGGCTCGCGCGCAGTGTGAGCGCCTCCTACGGCCCAGGCGTCCGGGGGAGCGGGCGGGGGGCCGCGCCGGAGACCACGCGCCGCTGCTGGCACTGCGCGGCCTCTGCGCGCTGCACGCGGGCGATGCGCGGCGCGCGCGCGAGGACTTCCAGGCGGTGCTGGAGCGCGGGTCGCCGCACGCGGGAGGCTGCGTGCGCGCGCTGTGCGGCCGTGGGCTGCTGCGGGTGCTGGCGGGCAGCGCCTTCCTGGGCGCGCTGGACTATGTCACCGCCTGCCGGCTGCGGCCGGAGGAGGCGCTGCTGGCCGCCAAAGCCTACGTGCCCTGGAACCAGCGAGGACTGCTGCTGACAGTGCTGCGCGAGGAGGGCCGCAGGATGCTGCTGCGCTCTCCAGGCTGCGTGAGGAAGGCTGCGCAGGGAGCCCGCCCTGCTCCACAGGCGCAGGAGGG GGATGCCCACGGTGTGTACCAGCTGGCCATGATGTTAATGGAGCTGGATGCTGAGGATGAGACTTCCTGCCTCTTGGCAGCTGACGCCCTGTACCGACTGGGCCGCCTGGATGATGCTCACAAGTCCCTGCTGGTGGCCCTGTCGCGGAGACCCCAGGCAACCCCTGTGCTGGTGCGGTTGGCCCTGCTTCAGCTGCGGAGAGGCTTCTGTTATGATGCCAACCAG CTAGTGAAGAAGGTAGCTCAGTCTGGGGACACGGCCTGTCTCCAGCACGCCCTGGACATCTTCCATCGGGAGGACCTGCAGCTGCTGCGAGACCACTGCCACATGCGGGCGTTAAGCATACTTCGGGCACGGCCAGGTGGGCCAGACAGTGAGGTCCACACGAGGGAAGCCATCGCCTACCTCTCCTTGGCCATCTTTGCTGCAG GAAGTGAAGCCAGTGAGTCCCTCCTTGTCCGAGCCCGCTGTTATGGGCTCCTGGGTCAGAAGAAGACCGCCATATTTGACTTCAACTCTATGCTCCGAGAGGAACCAAGGAACGTGCAAGCTCTGTGTGGACGAGCCCTTGTGCATCTGGCCCTGGACCAGCTGCAG GAAGCTGTGGATGACATGGTCTCTGCCCTGAAGCTGGACCCAGgcactgtgatccctgagatcCACTCCCTGAAGCCAGAAGTTCAGTTGACCCTTACCCATGGCCTCCATACCCACTGCCGGGTCCTCCTGAAGCAGTGGCTGGACGCTGGACCCCCCCTCAGGGAGGAGGACACCCAGGGCCTCCTTGCCATGGCGGAAGCTCTGATTAGAATCAACGCTGCACAGCCCAGTTGGCACCTGCTTCTCACAGACATCCTCACAGGGCTGG GCAAGTATCAGGAGGCTGGTACCCACCTGCAGGAAGCTCTACACCTCACCCCATCATCAGAGGCTGCCCAGGCCAGGCGAGGCCTGCTCCAGCTTAAAATGGGGCAGGTGTCAGCTGCTGCCCGTGACTTGCAGCGCCTGGCGGAGACAGACACTCAGGACCTCAGTTTCCTGCTGCGTCTCCTTGAACCCCCAGAACAGCAGAGTCTCATACAG GCCGCTGCCAAGGAAGCAAGCAACCTCTTGGATTTAGGACATCCGGGGCAGGCCCTGGGCTACTGTTCTTTGGCCATCCTGGCCAGTGGCAACAGTCCTCATCACCTGCGTCTCCGAACGGCCTGCCTGACTCAGCTGCGGGACTATGACCGGGCACTCAGGGACCTGGACCGTGTGCTGCAGGAGGGCGACAGTGACCTGCCAGGGAGGACTGAAGATTTCTGCTCCCGGGGTCGCCTGCTGCTGAGCCTGGGGGATAACAGTGGAGCTGCAGGGGCCTTCACCCAGGCCTTGGCCCTGGCACCGGCCCAGGCTCAACGCAGCCTGTCAGAGCAGCCAGGCCGGGCCACCACAGCTGACGTGTTCCTGATCCATGGGCAGCAGTGTCTAGAGGACCAGCACTATGAGGAGGCCTGGACGGCCATCCAGACTGGCCTAACAGTGGATCCCGGCCACGGTGGGCTGAGGAAGCTGAAGATGAGGGCTCGCAAGGAGGCGTCCTCGGGCTGCAGACTACACTGA